From a region of the Helianthus annuus cultivar XRQ/B chromosome 5, HanXRQr2.0-SUNRISE, whole genome shotgun sequence genome:
- the LOC110942998 gene encoding uncharacterized protein LOC110942998, whose translation MAKRIRINWKQEGVEKTFLEACVHEITVNGREASSLKQASWKTNHYDFLKGKFAAWLKLKNKTGNVYDPVTNSFNLSEEEWQIEMKSNKYVEALRSAPLAFPELCCQLYEGSTSNGFDSWGPSSTLPHPSEEVNEHNLDGMDVECTQVDSPGKGVSEESSIRSQKKKKKERNENIRQH comes from the exons ATGGCAAAAAGGATTAGGATTAACTGGAAGCAAGAAGGTGTTGAAAAAACCTTTCTTGAAGCATGTGTTCATGAAATAACCGTTAATGGACGTGAAGCAAGCAGTCTTAAACAAGCGTCATGGAAAACt AATCACTATGATTTTCTAAAAGGAAAATTTGCAGCTTGGTTAAAACTTAAAAACAAAACCGGGAATGTCTATGATCCAGTTACAAACAGTTTTAACTTGTCAGAAGAAGAGTGGCAGATTGAGATGAAG TCTAACAAGTATGTAGAAGCTTTGAGAAGTGCGCCACTTGCTTTCCCCGAGCTTTGTTGTCAATTGTATGAGGGGTCTACTTCAAATGGGTTTGATAGTTGGGGGCCAAGTTCTACGCTTCCTCATCCTTCTGAGGAAGTGAATGAGCACAATTTGGATGGTATGGATGTCGAATGCACTCAAGTGGATTCCCCAGGTAAAGGTGTTAGTGAGGAGTCAAGTATTCGGtcccaaaaaaaaaagaaaaaggagaGAAACGAAAACATAAGGCAACATTAG
- the LOC118492095 gene encoding uncharacterized protein LOC118492095: MINHIQEACRLEQIKKDPTIIYEDNAACIAQIKDGYIKGDRTKHISPKFFSTYDLQKEGEIDIHQIKSSENLADLFTKSPPRSSFGYLVQRIGLRRLKDVS; the protein is encoded by the coding sequence atgatCAATCATATACAAGAAGCATGCAGATTGGAACAAATCAAGAAGGACCCGACGATTATCTATGAAGATAACGCTGCCTGCATAGCTCAAATAAAAGATGGCTACATCAAAGGCGATAGAACAAAGCACATCTCACCAAAGTTCTTCTCAACGTATGACCTACAAAAAGAAGGAGAAATTGATATTCATCAGATCAAGTCAAGTGAAAACCTAGCTGACCTTTTCACAAAATCACCACCTAGAAGCAGTTTTGGGTATTTAGTGCAAAGGATCGGGCTTCGAAGATTGAAAGACGTTAGTTAA